The nucleotide sequence GACAGCTGATCGATGATCTGTTAACTCTCTCCCGTTTGGGTAGACTCGAAACACGATCGGACGACATTGACATGGATCAGTTGGTAAAGGAAGTTCTCGAAGAACTGGAACGGGATCAATACATAAAGAAAAACGAAGTGACGGTGCATGCGCTGCCCCGGATCCGCGGAGATAGCGCCATGCTCCGCCAGATTTTAGTTAATCTTATCTTTAACGCCGTTAAGTTTTCGCGGAAGAGCGAACCCAGGATCATTGAAATCGGCAGCCGTGCTGAAGAAGATGAAATTGTTTACTGGGTAAAAGATAATGGGGTCGGATTTGATATGAAATACGCTGATAAGTTGTTCGGTGTCTTTCAACGGCTTCATAGCATTCAGGAGTTTGAAGGAACGGGCGTGGGCTTAGCCATCGCCCACAGAATCGTCCAGAAACATGACGGACGCATATGGGCTGAAGCAAAAGTGGATGAGGGAGCCACGTTTTACTTCGCTCTGCCGTTTTCGGAGAAAGAAAATGACTGAGGTGGAAATCCTTTTATTAGCATCAAAAAATTATTTGAGTTTTATGCGATCGGTGGTTTCTTTTTCGGCGCGGACTTCCTGGGTTTTGCGGAGCGCTTCCATCACATGAGGGGCTTGTTGTAGCAGATTCTGAAAATGTTCACGGTGCAGGGTGAGTAGAACGCAGGGCGTTAAAGTCCGGACCGTCGCGGTACGCTTAACGTTTTGGATCAAAGCAACTTCTCCAAAGTGATCCCCGTCATCCAGAATAGCGACTTTTTCTTCGAAACCGTTTGCATTCGTCTTGTGAACGGATACCCTTCCTCGCGCAATTAAATAGAAACGATTACCAGACGTGCCCTCGCGGACCACAATCCTGTTGGCAGGATAAGATTCCGTTACGAAAAGTGATGCCATCTCTTCTAATAAGCTGGAATCAAGACTTTCGAGTATCGGATAACGTTTTAATTTTTCCGGATCAACTTGAGCAAGTCCTTCACTGAAAGAAAAACCGCTCTGCTTTTGCCAGAGCCTCGCGTAGAGATCTCCTTTCGCCAGCAATTCCGGATGCCGTCCCTGTTCCTTGATCACTCCGTTAGTCAGCAGGTAAATACAATCTGCATTTTGAGCAGAGGATAAGCGGTGAGTGGCTGAAAGCACGGTCCGTCCGGCGCCAACCCGGGCGAGAGTCTGATTGATGGCGGCTTCCGTTTCCGCATCTAACGCAGAAGTCGCCTCATCCAACATCAAAATTTCAGGATCACGCAGCAGAGCGCGCGCAATGGCAATCCGCTGGCGTTGACCACCTGACAGGCTTGAACCCCTTTCCCCAACTATTGTGTCGTAGCCTTGAGGTAATCGCAGAATCACATCGTGAATTTCAGCGGCCTGAGCCACCATACGAATTTCTTCTTCACTTGCGTCCGGCTTGCCCAGACTGATGTTGTCACGGACGGATGCATTGAAAAGAAAACTCTCTTGAAAAACCACGGCCATATGACCGGACAATGATTCAAGGTTCACCTGATCCGAATCGATATCATCGAACAAGATTTTGCCGGTATTAGGTTCATAAAATCTTAAAAGCAAATTGATGATGGTGCTCTTTCCGCAACCACTGGGGCCCACAAATGCAACGAACGAGCCACGCGGTATATGCAAATCAACGTCTTTCAATGCCGTTTGCCCGCTGTCATAGCTGAAGGTCACGTTGTGAAAAGTGATGGCAGAAGACAATCGCGGCAGATCGGGAGCACCCGGTTTATCCAGCACGTCCGGCTTCTCCTCCAGAAAATCTTCAATTCGCTGCAGGCCACCAACAGCGCGAAGAATCACGGGCAATGCCTTCGTCACGGCTTCCACAGAAAAACTGATGTGTATGAATAACGTATGCAGCGCAATCAGTGTACCGAGCGTAAGTTTATCCTGATAAACCAGAACCACACCGGCGCCTACCACGAGTATCTCGAAAACAAGGATGGTGATTGTTGGAATTCGCTCTACATTGTCTGCCGTAAAACTGAATTGAAGGGATTTTCGAGCAAGATCAGAGGCTTGCTGCTCAAAATCCTCCATCACCTGTTTTCCCAGTCCGAACGCCTTCACCACGGGCTGAGCGCCTATGTTTTCCTGAACAGTCTGATTGAGACGCGCCTCCGATTCCTTCATGCCATAGCTCATTTGTGACGCTTTGCGCGCCATGCGGCCCGGTGTAATGACGCAAAGTAACAGACCTGACAGAGTCAACATTGCAAGTCGCCACTCCAACGTAAATAAAATGATGCTTCCGATCAACACACTCATGGAATGCATGAGCAAACTGGATGCGGCCCATGTCACCGCATTCTCCATCGCCGCCAAATCTGAGGAGAAACGGGCCATGATGTCTCCCGTGCTCACGCGGGAATAAAAGCTGATAGACAATCGTTGCAGCTGGGCAAAAGTTTTTACGCGGATGTCTTTCAGTACGTTTGCGCCAAGAAAAGAGTACAAGTATCCTCGACCAACACCGGCAAGCGAGGCAATGAGTACGCCTCCAATCAAAGCCACGAGGGTTATTGCCAGAACGCGTCCATTCTTTTCCACCAATCCTTCATCGATCAAGTATTTGAAGCTCAAAGGCCAGCCCATCGTAAAAGCAAGATTCACAAGGAGCAGCAAAAGTAGGAGAAAGGTTTGCGATCGATACGGACGAAGATAGCGGTACATCGCGCCCAAAAACTGTGGAATCCCCATGACATTCGGGGATTTTTCCGTCTGTTCCGGTGCCGCCATTTGCTATATTTTACCGCAGAGAGCGCAGAGTACGCAGAGCGGGGCTCCGCCCCGCACCCCAAAGGGGATAAGCTGGATTCGGGAGATAGGGAGATGATTTGATTTTATCCGGTCTATCCATCGATCCGGTTTATCTCCTAGTTTTTTTTGATTTTTTTCTCAGCTCTCTGCGTCCTCTGCGGTGAATTTCACACTCTTTCGAAATAGCGTGAGCGCTCCCAGCACGTGACGATTTCATCAAATTTTGTTTGTTCGGTCCGCAAGAAGTGAAGATAGTGATCCACAACCTGATCCCCAAATGCCTGGCGTGCCAGTTTACTTGCTTCAAACTCTGCAATTGCGTCACGCAAATTAGAGGGGACGCGCGGAAGATCTTTCGCTTGATAAATGTCTCCCTTAAAGATGGGAGGTGGCTCAATCTTGTTCCGGATTCCATCGAGCCCGGATGCGAGGATAGCCGCGTACACCATGTAAGGGTTGGCATCAGCTCCAGGAATCCGGCACTCAATCCTCAACGACTGGTCTTTCCCAACCACGCGGAAACCGGCAGTGCGATTGTCATAGCTCCAGGCTATTCCTGTCGGCGCAAAGGAACCCGCTTGATAACGTTTGTAGGAAGAAACATTCGGGGCGTAACAGGCGGTCAATTCGCGCGCATGCTTCATCCAGCCACCCAGAAACCAGCGGAAGGTGTCGCTTGCGCGCACCGGTCCAATTTTTTGATCACCCTTAAAAAGATTCAGCTCCCCTTCCGGATTCCATAAACTTAGATGGACGTGCATGCTGGAGCCTGCGCATTTTTCATCCCACTTTGCCATAAACGTGACAGCTTTCCCCTGCGCGTGAGCAATTTCTTTCGCCGCATGTTTATACATGATGTTCCGGTCCGCCTGCGTCAAAGCATCACAATATTCAATGTTTATTTC is from bacterium and encodes:
- a CDS encoding ATP-binding cassette domain-containing protein, which codes for MAAPEQTEKSPNVMGIPQFLGAMYRYLRPYRSQTFLLLLLLLVNLAFTMGWPLSFKYLIDEGLVEKNGRVLAITLVALIGGVLIASLAGVGRGYLYSFLGANVLKDIRVKTFAQLQRLSISFYSRVSTGDIMARFSSDLAAMENAVTWAASSLLMHSMSVLIGSIILFTLEWRLAMLTLSGLLLCVITPGRMARKASQMSYGMKESEARLNQTVQENIGAQPVVKAFGLGKQVMEDFEQQASDLARKSLQFSFTADNVERIPTITILVFEILVVGAGVVLVYQDKLTLGTLIALHTLFIHISFSVEAVTKALPVILRAVGGLQRIEDFLEEKPDVLDKPGAPDLPRLSSAITFHNVTFSYDSGQTALKDVDLHIPRGSFVAFVGPSGCGKSTIINLLLRFYEPNTGKILFDDIDSDQVNLESLSGHMAVVFQESFLFNASVRDNISLGKPDASEEEIRMVAQAAEIHDVILRLPQGYDTIVGERGSSLSGGQRQRIAIARALLRDPEILMLDEATSALDAETEAAINQTLARVGAGRTVLSATHRLSSAQNADCIYLLTNGVIKEQGRHPELLAKGDLYARLWQKQSGFSFSEGLAQVDPEKLKRYPILESLDSSLLEEMASLFVTESYPANRIVVREGTSGNRFYLIARGRVSVHKTNANGFEEKVAILDDGDHFGEVALIQNVKRTATVRTLTPCVLLTLHREHFQNLLQQAPHVMEALRKTQEVRAEKETTDRIKLK
- a CDS encoding glutamine synthetase family protein, with the translated sequence MKPVAGMMTRADLTSQINRGEIDTVLLVFPDWYGRLMGKRFTGSFFLEHVAEEGMHACDYLLAVDMEMLPVPGYEFTSWESGYGDFECLPDFSTVRRTSWLPRTALILGDLYRNEKPVEVSPRHILQVQLENAMEAGFQVMGGSELEFFTFNETYESAAAKNYHHLNSVGSYIEDYHIFQGTKEEELVGAIRRELCASGVPVECSKGEWGIGQQEINIEYCDALTQADRNIMYKHAAKEIAHAQGKAVTFMAKWDEKCAGSSMHVHLSLWNPEGELNLFKGDQKIGPVRASDTFRWFLGGWMKHARELTACYAPNVSSYKRYQAGSFAPTGIAWSYDNRTAGFRVVGKDQSLRIECRIPGADANPYMVYAAILASGLDGIRNKIEPPPIFKGDIYQAKDLPRVPSNLRDAIAEFEASKLARQAFGDQVVDHYLHFLRTEQTKFDEIVTCWERSRYFERV